The sequence AACTCTGATCAATTTATAATAATGGTGAAGTCTCCTGAAGTTGGGACTGATGCTGCTCTCAGAGCTACATTTAGACTTGTTGTCAAGAACTCAAATTCTGAAAGTTCTCCAGCATCAGAAGAACTCATAGGCAAGTCGGTCATGTTAGAATTGTTCGATTTTCCTGGGACGTTTGTGTTACACAATGGGGAAGGTCAGAGTCTTGCAGTGTCTGATTCCTCATCTCCCGAAGATCAATCGTCTGTATTCCGTTTGGTTGCTGGATTGGACAGCAAGGACGGGACGATCTCGTTGGAGTCTGAAAGCCCGAAGGGGTGTTTTGTTTATAGAGAGCTGTTGAATGATTCCGGAGCAAGTGTGAAACTCAAATGTGGCTCTGCTTCATCAGATATTGAATTTCAACGAGCATCTAGTTTTTTATTGCAAGATGGAATTAGCAAGTACAATCCTATTAGCTTCATCGCAAAAGGGGTGAGAAGAAACTTTGTTCTATCTCCATTGTTTAGCTTGAGAGATGAGTCTTACACAGTATATTTTAATACATCTGGGTAAATTATGGTGGAAGTGTAAACTCTTGAAGCTTATGTTGAATAAACTTATATTCTGTTACGGATATAGTCTATTAAAAATCACGTAGTATTTGGGAATAAATTACTTTATTCACACTGTTCATGAATTTATTTGATTGAAATCAAGTTACAAGAGTTGTTGTAAAAGATCTTTTCCACTCACTTAAATCTATACTTGCTGATGTAAAAAGTGTATTTGATAGATTgtctattatatttttataatatattttattttaagggtaattttataaaaaatatattttataattataagaatatattattaGATGTTATATTAAATCtatttgatttatatatatagggagaggttcaagaaagaactactaaataaaagaagaacagagaaccattttcaatcattcgatcatcaagatctacggtggttgcatcatcttgttggatgaatgtagatcctgagttcgaattctgaagggagtaatttttttttatttttttgagtgcattaattttaacagcgaatgcattaatttttacagtggatgcattagatttgatggttctcacgttctcacaaataaaaataatatagttctctctaaaaccacatctatatatatactccctccgtcccaaggtaagtgagacctttttttgggcacggaaattaagaaaagtgtattttgtgtgtaggtgaaaaagtgaaaaggtgtttaaagagtaaaacttttaccaaaaagggaaagagtctcacttatggtgggacacccaaaatagaaagagtctcacttacagtgggacggagggagtatatatgatagggcttataaataaatatctttattcaataaaatactACCCCACCACAATTCATTTACTTTTCATTCAGTGGGACCCCTTTTTCACTCAtaatacacttttatctaacatttttttaaaactcgtgttatttacaaatgttcatatttatctaacattttttaaaactcgtgtcatttacaaatgttcatatttttgtgagaatgAGGGGTATTAATCAATGTTAAACTTGTAATTCACATTCAATTCGATTGTAATTGTAAGCCAGATTATGTACAAGCATATATAAAGCAAAACAACTAGTAATTTCCAAAGACTAACTTTTCACATTCCAAATAAGAACCTAATAcaattctaaaaataaaaataagaacctAATTGTCATTGACAAATCTTAAATCATTGAATATGAATAACCCAAGTTGTCCATATTGTTACTCTTAAATTGTCATTGATAAATCTTAAATCATTGAATATGAATAACCCAAGTTTGTCCATATTGTTTTAGGAGAGCTACCCGGTGCATAACTTTTGATATATGCTTGGAGAGGCATGTAATGTTTGTCCATTGATACAAATACTCAAATTAAACTTTACGTATCGGCTTATTGATTTAAGAAATAGAAATCAAAGTTTATGATCGATCTATGGTTACATTCAAGTATTCGATCTACTGTTAAATCTTTATACGAAATAATTTCATCTTCAAGAGAAAGAATCCAACAATAATATCTTAGACTTTAGTTTTGATCCGTCATTTGATCAATCTATAGCCATTTTCCGAAGCCCTCATTTTCTAATTAACACAATTAACAATTATGTATCATAACAAttcacaaaaattaataaataaaaaaaatggaggaTCAAGAGGTTGGGTTTAGTGAATTCTTTTACGCGTAGAAAAATAATAAGCACTACACGTCTACACGTGATATAATTCATCGGCATTTGTGGGACCACTACGTGGCGCGGTTTCATTAACTCGATGTTTTTAAGTAGATAATGAATGAGCCGCATTCCTTCGCAATTCtgagattcattttatgttaTGTTTGATGATCATCCTGTGCATTCATTAAAACGTACACAATAAatcccttttttttattttttttatgagagtTGGTTGTGTGTAGAAATATTAAATTTTGCACCTCCAAACTTGAAGACTCGGTATTGTATTTATCTGATTGGCAACGGGTGGCCACAATCGAAACAACAGGTATGGAAACAGAGCACGTGGTCCTCTCATGCCAATTTTATGATCATTATGCAATAGTCTGCAGTTACCATGTTGCTCGGCCCCATATAATACACGTACGACAaatttattattcatttttctAAATTCTTTTGCTTTTATGCAAATATACTACtactattattttagaaaagtgTCAAAATGAATGAATATATTACCAAAAATTGTAAGTTTTAGGGAGAAGTTTACTATTAATAAATAGTCTGTAATGATAGAAATATTATAGGTTAATTTATTATTCATTAAGAGTGTGTTCTATGTGGTTCTAAATATATCATtagaaaaaatgagaaataatcaaaatttcaccctttaaatcattccTTTGTTTTTTTCATTTCCTATTTGATCCGTACTCATTCCTCCTTTTCACTACACATGAGggatatataatattatcacaccaaaattggagaaataatattatccctcctttgtagtgaaaaagAGGAGGATCAAGTAGGAAATGTCCcttataatattattactaatgTAGCTtagttttgaaaaatagcctttGCTTGAAAATTATGTTTCAGTTTCAAATAAAagttaatttattcatataaCTTGTTAAGAACTATAAAATTTTTCTCAAGAGTGAGTGGATGATATAGTTAAAAATAGTGTAGTGAATTTTACATTCTTTTCAAATCGTTATGAAACGCAAAAGAAGATGACCGTTACCTATTCAAGATGGGGAGGTAATATTCattaataccgttatgtataggaATGTGTGcatttattatttaatactattgtTTTATCTAATAAACTTATTAGATGCGGCATATTCAATATTCTAGAATGCACCACACAATTTAGATATAAATGTATGAGCACCGGTGCACGTGCAAGTGGTAAATCGCTCATAGAATTAATAGTTGATGGATAGGCCAATCATACAATAATTAATCTAATTTATCTCAAGTTAAGTGATACAAGTAACCTAGCTAACAATAATTGATCTCATACAACTGTTACCTAGCCTACTTGTATCACATATCAATCAACAGTTTGATAAGgaacataaatatttttgtggtACTTGCTGCTAGCCTGTATGGATTAATACTTTATTGCTGctgtatggattttttttttgagagccAAAGGAAACTTTCATAAAAATTACGGATAGTTCACATCAGGAGGAAGCTTCCTGGACCCTAGCAGAGAAAAAAGGCAAAGCATTACATAAAGCATAAGTGGCGAGTTTATCAGCAATCACGTTTCCTTCACGAGGCGTCCAGCTAAAGGCAACATGGCAAAAGGAGTTCATCAGTTCGAACAACTCGCTTAAGGTGTCGCCAAGATAAGAGAGGTCGACTTCACGTTTCATCAATAACCAATACAGCGTATGGATTAATGATGTGAAACTAGATGTTTTCTATGATaagtacaataataaaaaaaatataggaaAGTAATAAATGTCTACAATAATACCACGCATAACATCTTGTATAATTTGAAATGCATTTTACTGTACTCTATTTCcgtattatgtatatatattatgacgtatatttaataaatatacacttattatatatttaataatattgaAACAAGATACGCAATGGAATCCAAACATTATTGAAACAAACTAACAAGCTCGAAGCGGCTTCCCACAGAGGCAGTCATTGTAGGCAAACGACGACGCTTCGAGATGATCGAACGGAGAGCCCGCCGGTATGGGCCCACAGAGATGGTTATGGCTGACGTCGAGGTGTCCGATGAACGTCGCCGCCGATATCGATTTCGGAATTCTGCCTCTCAGATTATTGTAAGACAAATCCAGCACAGTGAAGTACGATCTCGGCCCGAACCCCTCTGGAATGTAACCTTCAATCGCGTTCCTGCTCAGATTCAGTATGCTTATTCCCGAATTTATCAGCGTCGTCGGAATCGGGCCGGACATTCTGTTGCCGTCGAGGTTCAGTGTGGCGAGAACCGCCATTTTGCCCAGACCGGCGGGGATCGGGCCGGAGAGCTGGTTGAGAGATAGATCCAAATCGGAGAGGCGGTAGATGTAGGAGATGGAGAGCGGAATGGGGCCGCTGAGCTTGTTCTTGCTGAGCAAGGCCCGGCTCAGCATCCTCAATTTCCCGAAATTCCTGGGGATGGTGCCGGAGATTTGGTTGCCGCGGATGTCGAGATGCATGAGCGAGGAGAGGTTGGTGAGCGAGCGGGGGATGGTGCCGGAGAGCTGGTTGTCGGCGACGTTGAGCACGGTGAGGCGGGTGAGGCGGCCGATGTCGGCGGGGATCTGGCCGGAGATCTTGTTGCCGATGAGGTCGAGGATTCGGAGGAAGGGGAGGGAGGCGATGCAGGGGGGGATGGGGCCGGAGATGCCCTTCCAGTCGGCGATGGTGAGGCTGGAGAGGCGGGTGAGCTGGCAGATGGCGGGGGAGATGTAGCCGCTCATGTAGCCTGTGCGGTTGGCCTTCTGGAAGATGGGATCCTCGGACTCGCCGCGGAGGTTGATGTCGGCGACGAGGTGAGTCTCCGGGTCGCAGCTGACGCCGTACCAGCGGTGGCAGCAGTTGCTGCCCGTCCACGAGTTGAAGATGCCTAAGTGGGGCTCTTGTAGGGCAGCCTTGAAGGCCAGGAGAGCTGCCCGGTCGGCGGGCAGGCACGCATTGGATGGGAGGGTTAGGGAGAATAGTAGTATGGCTAATAATGCGTACAAGGCCATCGCCGCcacctctctttctctctctctctctctaaaacttGGAGGAGCCTAGCTAGTTGGGTTGTGTGACAGAGGTTTGCATGTGATGCGAGCAATAGCATGCACGTTGATGGGGAATGGGCTGGCGGGGGAATAAATAGTGTAGTTCCAGTGAATGACTGTTCTGACCCTCCACGTGTGCTGTTTGAATAAGGGTATACAGGTCAACATGCTTACAAGATAAGATTGGGGTGATCAAAGAGAGCGACGTATTAAAGCCAGTGTGAACTAATAAAATGGATCGGAGTAGCTattctttatcaaaaataaaatttaatggaGTACCTATTTTACTTCAAATGCATATTCAAAACATGATCTATTTCTTTTCGATgcaaaaattaatgaaaaattataaattaaataaaaataatactagtacTAGTTTATGTAACtttttacaaattaaatattactGCTATCTTTTATGAAAATGAGTCATGGGACGATCCAAAATGGAAAACAGTCATCTTTAAAATTTATCTACAAAACAATCATCTTCAATCTGAGTAGGATGGAAAGAATAGATTtaaaaagttaattaaatatgtccgtcccacgaatcttgagtcatttctttttttggcaaaaaaattcccctttattcacattttcattttttcacctaccacacttaacacattaAATATTACTATTTCCTTAATTCATGTGTCgaaaagaattgactcaagatttgcgggacgaagagagtaataaagatctaattttttattatgaATGAAAATGAATATGTATCTTGGAgacgaataaaaaaaatataaatattgacTGCGAGAACTAGGAgagtaaaaattaattattgttattattattattattattattattataaaaaatataaaaaaatatagttagCTGCGAATTGTCCAATTTTAGGGGAATTAATtgacaaataaaaatttatgaacTCATCATAACAAACACTTGTGGATCTAACCTCATTTACATGAGTTAAAGGAGAaactaatattttaaataaaaaatattatctcCGTCCCGTCAAACTTGAACagtattcttttttgggttgtcaCGTAAGTATTTTTTtgatatgataattttttttttattcaccttttcacctacTATATActtagggcgtgtttgatattggctaatacactgtattagctaatttagtgcagatcagtctagtgtttggtattatttagtaataatgcggatgacccggtttaatcccatgaccagtattattaatccagatttcttaggattaataataccacctccccccctaggattaacttaaaccaggatattctgtatttaaccatgatagcaaacattaactcagtattaataaaatgtcattatccacgctaaatatcctggttacaaattatcctataTACTAATtctttactgaaaaccaaacgagcccttaacatacaaaatattgattttttaaaattcatgtaaaaaaaaaattgctcaagTTTCGTGAGACGTGTGAGTAATTATTTTGTACTTATAATATGAAAGTGATTATTTGATATAATAATGCATAACAGAAATTAGTTAATTATACATATATGAACGTACGGAGATTGTCTGAATTGAATGGTGTTTTTTACACGTGTAACATCTCTTGCAATTTGAAGTATGATGATAGAGCCACAGGAGCATGTCAATTTGTCAAGCAGATAAATATCCTATAGTTACttttcatctttttctttttaatttaatcATTTGTATTGTAGCTTGattttgtaattattaattattaattaagatttGTTATACTCGAATCACGTATGAAAAGCTCAATAGTCAAACTTGACtatttcataacatttttttcatATACAAAAAGAGAGTTTGTAACCTTAACTCAATCACGGATCTTTGATCGTGATCGAAATTTTAAcatttgttatttattttcattttacttACAGATACTTAACTTGATTGGAGAGGGTAGGTATTTGAATAGTTTTCAACTAATATAGCAAACAGTTGCAATGAAAATAGGATATAAAATTTCAGTTTTTTCGATTCTAAGATTTGGGTTTACAGTAAGAATGCTTTAAAACACAGTGAAAAATGTGTGTTGGGATCTCAAGTAATAATCTAAAGAAAGTTTGAAATATTTGCTTGAATGTTGATTTCTCATTGGTTACTTAAGAGTTGAGAGGTCGTAAGTTTCAGAATTTTTCGCAACAATTCTAATAATCTTTTGTGTTCAAATCCCGAGATATAAGAGGAGATTTTATGGAAAAGCTCGTTTAAATCTCGGTCTTGCATGGTGTTGAGATGATTTCTGTTTGCATGAATGTTGTCATTGCAACATAGCACGTGAGTTTCTGCAACAATGGCGGATTTTGTCAAATACCGCATGTCGTCTATACATTATGCTAATGTATAATCCTTGGTTGACCGATTCTTCTTTACGATCTTCTCCATTAGCAAATTGTAATTACTTGACTTTTTCTTCATGCACTTCAACTAGCACATGACTTTATAAGGTTCACTTAGCTGGCCGGTTTGTAAGTTAATGATCTTTCTTCTATTATGAGCTGACTTGCTCTTTCTCCTTCAAATTGATTGTTTATTTCTCCACAATTATATTTGGATATAACAACAATAAATTAAACACACTTGTAGAACGTATGAAATACAACTAATCAAGGACTCTAGGTATGCAGAACTAATGATTCTAAGACGTTCTTCATGTCGCCTTAAATAGAGTTGTCTTGCTCAACTCTAGTCCACATGATTTCCTTTCATGAAGAACCGATAATCCTTGATGAGATGTTCCACATCTTCAATCAATAATCTCATTAGGTTATTTACTTGATAATGAGGGGAATAAAATCGTTGAATACATACGAAAATATTCTTTTAGGATTATTTTCTAATCAAACCAACGAATAGACACTACTAAAAAAACACTTCTAATTGTgcaaaatcattaccaaatatAGAAATAGGATATATAAGATCAATGGGacaacccccccccccaaaaaaaaaaaaaaaaaacaggacAAGATCAATAgtcaatttttgtcattttgtgaTGTCCATAAAAATTAGTCCGATCCCTTTCCATTTTTGAAAACTATTTATCACATGGTGGATcatattctccactcacaatacaattaattatcattatagaCATTACTTTTTAAGTGGGGCACTTTCTCCGCTCACAATacaataatcatttttattaaaattcgtgtcgtccacctttaggactatttttggtggacggattAAAGAAATTTATACTTTTTTAATCAGAAACAATAGAGATGAGTGTGCATGATCGTGGTTAATATCTAAAATCAAATATCTTACATTCGAATAAAGCATAGGATTAAATTGTCTCAGTGTTCCCGTATCATCAATCTGAATGTGgctctttcaaaaaaaaaaaaaatctgttcTTAATTTACTTTGTAAGATGGTTTTTGGAATGAAGAACATAGAACATAAAGTTCGACATCTGCCAATAAAAAAAGTTCTTACATTTTCAGAGGCACGATTATCtacttataatttataaattgagcGCTCGAATTATGATTAAACTTGTACGTTAAAAATACGATATTGCTTGTCCAAAGATAGAATCTAAATATAgtagtaataaattttaattagtagTATCTCGTGATCACTGCTACATTGTCGGTCGTAGGATTTacaataaataatgaaaattttaaatgtaATGGTAAGTGGATGTCTCCCATAAGCATATAGAGGTATGGAAATGGAGAGGAAATGGAGGATGTTTTGCCACGTATCGATTAGTCTTCCAGATTCCAGGTATTGTTTATGAACCGGAACTCCGGGAGTATGTATGTACactttatttctttcttcattaTTCAAATTTGATTACTCTCCATGATTGCTAAAACAAATACTCCTTAATTCGCTATTTGGGTTTATGAGGATATTGTATTTAGTTTTAGAATATATTCTCTTTACTtacaaatttatcataaaaaattatttctttttctacattttttataaaagaaaattttatcTCATTCTATCATTCCTTCATTGAATCAAAATAATGAGTGAGAAATAGTGAAATTCTCTTTTCTATAAAATGAGTGggaaagaaatgaaggatttaaagagagattttttttttgtatctaTATATCATTTTCTCATTATAAGGTTACAACCAAACAGAATGTAACTTAACTTTTAGTATTGCTTCTTGaattaaaatttcttgaattctagcttaattttgtaattatagcTTAATTGACTTATATACATAAATTTGAGTTGGAAcctaccaaaaaaatatttgagttgtaattaaGATAATGATgattgatttgatttatttttctttcattgaATGAAGAAATCTATCGTTTTTGGCTGCATCCGAATAAATGTGCACATGCATGATTGATTTGAAGTTAGAGATTTTTTAAGGAATTTGAAGATATTGATAGAATTTAATAAATGACTTGCGGTCCTATATATAATCTCGGATTAATGAAATGGAATATCAAATCAATGAAGATCTTGGACTGCTGGTTCGATTCTATGAAATACATTCAGTTTAAAGATGAacttaaattgaattaaattggtctcttattatttattaacaGAAATAATGACACTAGAAGCAAATTAGAAGTGACTTAAATTGGGTGTATTGCAATAAGAATAAAATGATTAATAAGGCAAAAAGTTTCAAGTTTAAGTTATTTAGAATTTCTTTCTattcaataaaaagaaaaagaaaaagaagtgaCTTGAATAAATAGGATTGTATTATTCTTGGCATGTGAGATGGATTTAGACATGTCCTGCTGCCAAAAGTCCCTTCAAAATTTTATGTGACCACTTTCAATTATGGAGTTGGTCTTGGGTGAGACAGATATCAATTCAAGAGACAAAACTAACTCGACTCGACCTTCCATATCAATAGAGGAGTAGTCAAGGATGTGGAGCTGATGGCGTGCCGATGGATGACTAGTAGAGTAGCGGCATAGCTAGGTGCGGCAAAAGGGGCGCGCGGCTGGAAAGAGAGGAGGCatgggcgtggggtaggggtgCGTCGGCTGGAGTGAGATGTGGCACGAGTTTGGCACTTGGGGTGCACCGACGGAAAGATAAGGCGGCACAACCACAACGAAGGACACAACAACGGTATAAATGATGGAggcaagtaattattgtcgtaagaaaaaataattattgatatgaagaaatgtaatattttaaaatatgataattcgaagtaattattattgtggtGAAAAGTAATAACCgacatgaaaaaatataatgtttgtaaaatattattttttttcacaataattattatttctatTCATGATAAATCGTACTTTTACTTACTCATACTTGATCCACGCCTTGCCACTATCAAATCCACATTCTGCTTTATTTAGACCTGTCTCATACATGAGACCGGGTGGAGAGGAGTTTTTGcatcaattatttaagaaagGTATTTGAAAAACTTTTACAAGGTATAATATGAGCaaatatattaaatcaaatttaaattggaAGAAATTCGGGCAGTTTTACAGAAACATGAATAAGATTTTAAATATGCAATAcaaattttcttttcaatactaaacaaataaataaatactccctccgtcccaccattttagtcccttattccattttgagatgtcccaa comes from Salvia miltiorrhiza cultivar Shanhuang (shh) chromosome 3, IMPLAD_Smil_shh, whole genome shotgun sequence and encodes:
- the LOC131014327 gene encoding DNA damage-repair/toleration protein DRT100-like yields the protein MALYALLAILLFSLTLPSNACLPADRAALLAFKAALQEPHLGIFNSWTGSNCCHRWYGVSCDPETHLVADINLRGESEDPIFQKANRTGYMSGYISPAICQLTRLSSLTIADWKGISGPIPPCIASLPFLRILDLIGNKISGQIPADIGRLTRLTVLNVADNQLSGTIPRSLTNLSSLMHLDIRGNQISGTIPRNFGKLRMLSRALLSKNKLSGPIPLSISYIYRLSDLDLSLNQLSGPIPAGLGKMAVLATLNLDGNRMSGPIPTTLINSGISILNLSRNAIEGYIPEGFGPRSYFTVLDLSYNNLRGRIPKSISAATFIGHLDVSHNHLCGPIPAGSPFDHLEASSFAYNDCLCGKPLRAC